The following proteins are encoded in a genomic region of Lytechinus variegatus isolate NC3 chromosome 7, Lvar_3.0, whole genome shotgun sequence:
- the LOC121419213 gene encoding uncharacterized protein LOC121419213 produces the protein MKQVILYIDGYISRIQRPDHAGDTYFCGHGKSCDSINTQLITDKFGQVRHIITGLSGATHNKTATEWSMTFMQFLDDLPGDYVVLGDPAYRNLHPSVIHRVVKPNLSAEEERYNLDVTKLRQIVERAIGATQLRWRLSQLKENRMAAKGGIFFPSKCLVAMSYLHNRYTNYLV, from the exons ATGAAGCAAGTGATCCTTTACATTGATGGCTACATTTCCCGAATCCAACGTCCAGACCACGCGGGAGACACTTATTTTTGTGGTCATGGGAAATCTTGTGATTCGATCAATACCCAACTCATTACTGATAAATTTGGGCAAGTTCGTCATATAATAACCG gATTATCTGGAGCAACACACAACAAAACAGCAACAGAGTGGAGCATGACTTTCATGCAGTTTCTTGACGATTTGCCAGGTGACTACGTCGTCTTGGGAGATCCTGCCTACAGAAATCTTCACCCATCAGTGATACATAGAGTGGTTAAACCAAATCTCAGTGCTGAAGAAGAACGATACAATCTTGATGTAACGAAGTTACGACAAATTGTGGAAAGGGCAATAGGAGCGACTCAGCTAAGATGGAGATTGTCGCAACTAAAAGAAAATCGCATGGCAGCCAAAGGAGGTATTTTTTTTCCCTCCAAATGTTTGGTTGCCATGTCGTATCTGCATAACAGATACACAAATTACCTCGTATGA